One Paralichthys olivaceus isolate ysfri-2021 chromosome 21, ASM2471397v2, whole genome shotgun sequence genomic window carries:
- the ntn2 gene encoding netrin 2: protein MREPWRCLLGLYLLASTFSTHSATNPFAGQQNPPDPCYDDTGAARRCIPEFINAAFGKEVMVSSVCGRPPSRSCSVVERGDDRPSVRTCQICDAADPRRAHPASYLTDLNSAHNLTCWQSENLNTSPYNVTLTLSLGKKFEITYVSLQFCSPRPESLAIYKSMDYGKTWMPYQFYSSQCRRMYNRPNKATITKQNEQEALCTDGHTDLYPLSGGLIAFSTLDGRPSGKDFDNSPVLQDWVTVTDIRVVFNRPQLPRELALGAGSNSGGRDDDPMAVTSTLPTYFYAVGDFQVGGRCKCNGHASRCLKDKEGKLVCDCKHNTEGPECDRCKPFHYDRPWQRANAREANECLPCNCNLHARRCRFNMELYKLSGRKSGGVCMNCRHNTAGRHCHYCKEGFYRDMARPITHRRACKACDCHPVGAAGKTCNQTTGQCPCKDGVTGITCNRCAKGYQQSRSPVAPCIKIPVVNPTAVVSSTEEPADCESYCKPVKGNLKINMKKYCKKDYAVQVNVLDMETIGDWAKFSVNLVSVYKSRGEPLKRGDNILWVHMKDLACKCPKIQMSKRFLVMGGADGGTGPGAGPAVGAGAGSTSTGAERVGLVADKNSLVIQWRDVWTRRLRKFQRKEKKGKCSKA from the exons ATGAGGGAACCCTGGAGGTGCCTGTTGGGCCTCTACCTCCTGGCCAGCACATTCTCCACTCACAGTGCAACCAATCCCTTCGCCGGGCAGCAAAACCCTCCAGACCCTTGTTACGACGACACAGGTGCAGCCCGCCGCTGTATCCCCGAGTTTATCAACGCCGCCTTTGGTAAAGAGGTGATGGTGTCCAGCGTCTGCGGTCGGCCTCCATCGCGTTCCTGTAGCGTGGTGGAGCGCGGGGACGATCGACCCTCTGTGCGCACGTGTCAAATTTGCGATGCGGCCGACCCTCGCCGTGCCCACCCGGCCTCCTACCTCACCGACCTCAACTCAGCCCACAACCTCACCTGCTGGCAGTCAGAGAATCTGAACACCTCTCCTTACAATGTGACTCTCACCCTTTCGTTGGGGAAAAAGTTTGAAATCACCTACGTCAGCCTGCAGTTCTGTTCTCCACGACCCGAGTCCTTGGCCATATACAAGAGCATGGACTATGGCAAGACCTGGATGCCCTACCAGTTCTACTCCTCTCAGTGCCGGCGTATGTACAATCGGCCCAACAAAGCAACCATTACCAAGCAGAACGAGCAGGAGGCTCTATGCACAGATGGCCACACTGACCTCTATCCTCTCTCTGGTGGACTCATTGCTTTCAGCACTTTGGATGGACGGCCCTCTGGTAAAGACTTTGACAACAGCCCGGTGCTCCAGGACTGGGTGACAGTCACAGATATCCGTGTGGTCTTCAACCGGCCCCAGCTTCCCCGGGAGCTGGCGCTGGGGGCCGGCAGCAACAGTGGAGGGAGGGACGACGACCCCATGGCCGTGACATCGACACTGCCAACTTATTTCTATGCAGTGGGAGACTTCCAGGTGGGCGGGAGATGTAAATGCAATGGACATGCCTCACGTTGTCTGAAAGACAAGGAAGGCAAACTGGTGTGtgactgcaaacacaacacagaaggaCCTGAATGTGACCGCTGCAAACCCTTTCACTACGACCGGCCGTGGCAGAGGGCCAACGCCCGCGAGGCCAACGAGTGTCTGC CGTGTAACTGTAACCTTCACGCCCGTCGCTGTCGATTCAACATGGAGCTGTACAAGCTGTCGGGGAGGAAGAGCGGAGGAGTGTGTATGAACTGCCGCCACAACACTGCGGGACGCCACTGCCACTACTGCAAGGAGGGTTTTTACAGAGACATGGCCAGACCCATCACTCACCGACGAGCCTGCAAAG CCTGTGACTGCCACCCTGTGGGCGCAGCAGGCAAGACGTGCAACCAGACCACTGGACAGTGCCCTTGCAAGGACGGTGTCACCGGCATCACCTGCAACCGCTGTGCCAAAGGCTACCAGCAGAGTCGCTCACCTGTGGCCCCCTGCATCA aaatCCCAGTGGTCAACCCCACAGCTGTGGTGAGCAGCACAGAGGAACCAGCAG ATTGTGAGTCCTATTGTAAACCAGTAAAGGGCAACCTGAAGATCAATATGAAGAAATATTGCAAGAAAGATTATG CGGTCCAAGTGAACGTACTGGACATGGAGACCATTGGGGACTGGGCCAAGTTCTCTGTTAACTTGGTGTCTGTGTACAAGAGCCGTGGCGAGCCTCTGAAGCGAGGTGACAACATCCTGTGGGTACACATGAAGGACCTGGCCTGCAAATGCCCCAAGATTCAGATGAGCAAGCGGTTTTTGGTGATGGGCGGCGCCGACGGCGGAACGGGCCCAGGGGCGGGTCCAGCGGTTGGTGCAGGGGCTGGTTCCACCAGCACGGGGGCAGAGCGAGTGGGCCTGGTGGCCGATAAGAACAGCCTGGTGATCCAGTGGAGGGACGTTTGGACGAGACGTCTGAGGAAGTTCCAGCGCAAAGAGAAGAAGGGGAAGTGCAGCAAAGCGTGA